Proteins from one Listeria weihenstephanensis genomic window:
- a CDS encoding DegT/DnrJ/EryC1/StrS family aminotransferase, producing MLKTKKMIPLAVPHMSGMEEKYIQKAFQENWIAPLGSNVDGFEASIASYNHVSEAAVVSSGTAAIHLALQLLNVGAGDTVFCSTFTFVASINPALYLGAKPVFIDSEEETWCMSPFALKTALEDARQKKQLPKAIIVVHIYGQSAQMDEIIALANEYGVPIVEDAAEALGGTYRNAPLGTLGDLGIFSFNGNKIITTSGGGALVAKQPEKIAEARFLASQSKEDAPYYLHHQVGYNYRLSNVLAGIGIAQMDVLNDRVAKKQEIFAAYESGLTDVPSVVMMPELDDATGNRWLSTMTFCVDEVGKTPEMVMELLRGKGIDSRLLWKPMHQQPLFQDAPFYADEAGDVATKLYETGLCLPSSTQMTQEEQEYVIEAVKNILSK from the coding sequence ATGCTTAAAACAAAAAAGATGATTCCCTTAGCAGTACCTCACATGAGTGGTATGGAAGAAAAATATATTCAGAAGGCTTTTCAGGAAAATTGGATTGCGCCATTGGGCTCGAATGTAGACGGCTTTGAAGCAAGTATCGCATCGTATAATCATGTTTCCGAGGCGGCGGTTGTTTCTTCTGGAACGGCAGCCATTCATTTAGCGCTTCAACTTTTAAATGTTGGTGCGGGCGATACGGTATTTTGCTCTACTTTTACATTTGTCGCCAGCATTAACCCAGCGTTGTATCTTGGCGCGAAACCGGTATTTATCGATTCGGAGGAAGAGACTTGGTGCATGTCCCCATTTGCTCTCAAAACAGCACTAGAAGACGCGCGACAAAAGAAGCAACTGCCAAAAGCAATCATCGTTGTGCATATTTACGGGCAATCAGCTCAAATGGACGAAATCATCGCTTTGGCTAACGAATACGGTGTTCCTATTGTAGAAGATGCGGCGGAGGCACTTGGCGGCACGTATCGAAATGCTCCGCTTGGAACGCTTGGCGACCTTGGTATTTTCTCTTTTAATGGGAATAAAATCATTACGACATCGGGTGGCGGTGCTTTAGTCGCTAAGCAACCGGAGAAAATCGCAGAAGCTCGTTTTTTAGCTAGCCAGTCGAAAGAGGATGCGCCGTATTATTTACATCACCAAGTTGGTTATAATTATCGTTTGAGTAACGTGCTTGCTGGGATTGGAATCGCGCAAATGGACGTTTTGAATGATCGGGTGGCTAAAAAACAGGAGATATTTGCAGCGTATGAGTCAGGATTAACGGATGTTCCGAGTGTTGTCATGATGCCGGAATTGGATGATGCAACAGGAAATCGGTGGCTTTCGACCATGACTTTCTGTGTGGACGAGGTTGGGAAAACACCGGAAATGGTGATGGAGTTATTGAGGGGCAAGGGAATCGATAGTCGCTTATTATGGAAGCCGATGCATCAGCAACCACTTTTCCAAGATGCGCCGTTTTATGCAGATGAAGCAGGAGATGTGGCGACAAAGTTGTACGAGACAGGGTTATGCCTTCCGTCCAGTACGCAGATGACGCAAGAAGAACAGGAATATGTAATCGAAGCAGTGAAGAATATTCTCAGCAAATAA
- a CDS encoding sugar transferase: MYMKWKNNMDRCLAIVMLLLLAPLLLVIAVLVWVKLDRKIIFSQERVGLHEKIFKIYKFKTMTDERDAEGQLLPDNERLHPFGNTLRKLSLDELPQLINVIKGDMNFIGPRPLLKEYLAFYSEEEKKRHDTKPGLSGWAQVNGRNSISWQEKFQLDLYYVENQSLKLDMRIYKKTILKVIRRENVNTSEQVTMERLDEIKHA, from the coding sequence ATGTATATGAAATGGAAAAATAATATGGATCGGTGCCTGGCCATCGTGATGTTATTGTTACTAGCGCCATTGTTACTAGTCATCGCCGTACTCGTATGGGTGAAATTAGACAGGAAAATTATCTTTTCGCAAGAACGCGTAGGTTTGCACGAAAAGATTTTCAAGATATATAAGTTTAAAACAATGACAGATGAACGGGACGCGGAAGGTCAGTTGTTACCGGATAACGAACGGCTTCATCCATTTGGTAACACATTACGGAAGTTGAGTTTGGACGAGTTGCCACAATTAATTAATGTGATCAAGGGCGATATGAATTTTATCGGACCACGACCATTGCTAAAAGAATACCTCGCTTTTTACTCAGAGGAAGAGAAGAAACGTCACGATACGAAGCCAGGTCTCAGCGGTTGGGCGCAAGTGAACGGACGCAATAGTATCAGCTGGCAGGAGAAGTTTCAATTAGACCTCTATTATGTCGAAAATCAGTCACTTAAACTAGATATGCGCATCTACAAAAAAACGATTTTGAAAGTGATTCGTCGAGAAAATGTGAATACGTCAGAGCAAGTGACGATGGAAAGGTTGGACGAGATTAAACATGCTTAA
- a CDS encoding glycosyltransferase family 4 protein, with amino-acid sequence MAKLLMGVTSSISLQLLRGQLEYFSKQGYDIHLICSPSGEIDRMLPENITVHNVRMTREIAPFSDLLSLLRIIMIYLKVRPDITNVSTPKASLLCMIAAFLTRTPMRIYSVIGLRFETCTGKKRKLLHFIEKLVCKLSTTCLAVSSSLKEVLVEERLAPREKIHVLGSGSYNGLDLAEFQLDVVEVAHLKKQYSPDNRRKVIGYVGRLTKDKGIDDLVAAFTELSEEHENLKLLLVGDFEEGDMVSPLTEKRIEEHPDIIKTGFVPKTASYYRLMDVFILPTYREGFGNVILEAAAANVPVITTNVTGAKDAIIPNETGLLVEAGHVADMKKALMTLLEDTDLADKFSRNGRMRVGREFRSEIIWHQLDSVYRETEVDKQDVYEMEK; translated from the coding sequence ATGGCCAAATTACTCATGGGCGTGACGTCATCGATCAGCCTCCAACTTCTCCGAGGACAGCTAGAATACTTTAGCAAACAAGGCTACGACATCCATTTGATTTGTTCGCCGAGTGGAGAGATAGATCGGATGCTACCGGAGAATATCACGGTGCACAACGTACGAATGACGCGCGAAATAGCACCATTTTCCGATTTGCTCTCCTTGCTCCGAATCATCATGATTTATTTAAAAGTGAGACCAGACATCACCAACGTATCCACACCAAAAGCCAGCTTACTGTGCATGATAGCAGCATTTCTGACACGTACACCGATGCGAATTTACTCGGTGATTGGACTAAGATTTGAGACGTGTACAGGGAAAAAACGAAAGCTACTACACTTTATTGAAAAATTAGTATGCAAACTGAGCACGACATGCCTTGCAGTTAGCTCTAGTTTGAAGGAAGTTTTGGTGGAAGAACGGCTAGCACCGCGAGAGAAAATTCACGTGTTGGGATCTGGGAGTTATAACGGCCTAGATTTAGCAGAATTTCAGTTAGACGTGGTGGAGGTAGCGCATCTGAAGAAACAATACTCGCCAGATAATCGGCGCAAGGTCATTGGTTATGTAGGACGGTTGACGAAAGACAAAGGCATTGATGATTTGGTGGCGGCTTTCACGGAACTTTCTGAGGAACACGAGAATCTTAAGCTACTCTTAGTTGGTGATTTTGAAGAGGGTGATATGGTTTCGCCACTAACGGAAAAGCGCATCGAGGAGCATCCAGATATCATCAAAACCGGATTTGTCCCTAAAACAGCTTCTTATTACCGCTTGATGGACGTGTTTATTTTACCGACTTATCGTGAGGGCTTTGGAAATGTCATTTTAGAGGCAGCTGCGGCTAATGTGCCTGTTATTACAACGAATGTGACGGGAGCAAAAGACGCGATTATCCCGAATGAAACGGGACTACTAGTTGAGGCGGGTCATGTAGCGGATATGAAAAAAGCGCTGATGACGTTACTTGAAGATACCGATTTGGCCGACAAGTTTAGTAGAAACGGGCGCATGCGAGTGGGTAGAGAATTTAGATCTGAAATTATTTGGCACCAGTTAGATAGTGTGTACAGAGAAACGGAGGTCGATAAGCAAGATGTATATGAAATGGAAAAATAA
- a CDS encoding nucleotide sugar dehydrogenase has product MARKIAVVGLGYVGLPVAVAFGQKENVVGFDINQERIQALQNNSDMTKEVTTENLKQARIDFTSDATKLQACDFIIVAVPTPITNDKQPNLAPLISVSKTIGENLTAGTIVVYESTVYPGVTEEECVPVLEKYAQLKAGQDFYVGYSPERINPGDKKNTFSSINKIVSGQTEAVTEIIYETYKSVIQADVYKASSIKVAEAAKVIENTQRDLNIALMNEFAMIFDRLEIDTSEVLAAAKTKWNFLPFAPGLVGGHCISVDPYYLTHKAQMLGYDPHMILAGRRINDGMSHFIVSALIKKMIAADLPIKNSVVTILGVTFKENVPDMRNSKVMDIIAELKQFGIEVQLSDTELAAEGTKLDDELVAFTELKPSHAVIMAVPHAEYLTAGWEGLADLVTPGGIFMDVKGALNSAEKPSHIDYWRL; this is encoded by the coding sequence ATGGCTAGGAAAATTGCAGTCGTAGGTCTAGGCTATGTCGGCTTACCAGTAGCGGTAGCCTTCGGACAAAAGGAAAACGTCGTCGGATTCGATATTAATCAAGAGCGTATCCAAGCCCTTCAAAATAATAGTGATATGACAAAAGAAGTAACGACGGAAAACCTGAAACAAGCAAGGATTGACTTTACGTCAGATGCAACGAAATTACAGGCATGCGATTTTATTATTGTCGCTGTACCAACCCCGATTACCAACGATAAACAACCGAATTTAGCGCCGTTAATTAGTGTCTCCAAGACCATTGGCGAGAATTTAACAGCGGGAACGATTGTCGTGTATGAATCGACAGTGTACCCCGGCGTGACCGAAGAAGAATGTGTGCCAGTCCTCGAAAAATACGCCCAATTAAAAGCAGGTCAAGACTTTTATGTAGGCTATTCCCCAGAACGAATTAACCCCGGTGATAAGAAGAACACCTTTTCCTCTATTAACAAAATTGTATCTGGTCAAACAGAAGCGGTAACAGAAATTATTTATGAGACGTATAAGTCGGTGATTCAGGCGGATGTCTATAAAGCAAGCAGTATCAAGGTAGCGGAAGCCGCGAAAGTGATTGAGAATACGCAACGAGATCTAAATATCGCACTCATGAACGAATTTGCGATGATATTTGATCGGTTAGAAATTGATACGTCCGAAGTGTTAGCCGCAGCGAAAACGAAGTGGAATTTCCTACCCTTCGCACCAGGTCTTGTTGGTGGGCATTGTATCAGCGTCGATCCTTATTATCTAACACACAAGGCGCAGATGCTTGGCTACGATCCACATATGATTTTAGCTGGTCGCCGAATTAATGATGGTATGAGCCATTTTATCGTGTCTGCTCTCATCAAAAAAATGATTGCCGCTGATTTACCAATAAAAAATAGCGTGGTGACGATTCTAGGGGTGACTTTTAAAGAGAATGTTCCTGATATGAGGAACTCCAAAGTGATGGATATTATCGCGGAATTAAAGCAATTTGGCATCGAGGTTCAACTTTCAGATACAGAATTGGCGGCGGAAGGAACGAAGCTTGACGATGAACTCGTAGCTTTTACGGAGTTGAAACCAAGTCACGCGGTTATTATGGCAGTGCCACACGCCGAGTATCTAACAGCTGGTTGGGAAGGCCTAGCCGATTTAGTCACGCCAGGCGGGATTTTCATGGATGTGAAAGGTGCGTTAAATAGCGCGGAAAAACCAAGTCATATCGACTACTGGAGACTATAA
- a CDS encoding glycosyltransferase family 4 protein: MNWLFAHDNRFLEAEDGQVYSEVAFSYSNWERYVAHVDQLTVIARVEPLGDLDTKFLNLSSGENVAFEGMPNPYGIRAFTPFPRGYETVLAAVEKADGVIARLPSEIGYMAVKAARKTKTPYCIEVVGDAYNAMATYGDWKGKLYAPFAERKMKRSVRESQHTLYITDRHLQERYPTKAHSVSCSNVELPKLAMETIERRQERNAKPAEKLIIGMNGSLSSPYKGFETAFQALASIQSDLPPFEFRILGRGSKEDWLETIEQLGLTEHVVFSGTLPHHGVYEWLDDIDIFLMPSKTEGQGRALIEALSRGCSCLGSNVGGIPELITKEQLHEPNDIAGLAGKIVKLGTNQGKRRRYARLAFERAAAFQSGRLQEIRQQFFQDFKNTIHNKRNEEL; encoded by the coding sequence TTGAACTGGTTGTTTGCACATGATAATCGATTTTTAGAGGCAGAAGACGGGCAAGTTTACTCGGAAGTGGCTTTCTCGTATAGCAATTGGGAACGTTATGTGGCGCATGTGGATCAACTCACCGTCATTGCACGCGTGGAGCCATTAGGTGATTTGGATACGAAGTTTTTAAATCTTTCAAGTGGAGAAAATGTCGCGTTTGAAGGTATGCCAAATCCATATGGAATCAGGGCTTTCACACCATTTCCACGAGGATACGAAACGGTACTCGCGGCGGTTGAAAAAGCCGATGGAGTCATCGCTCGCTTACCTTCAGAAATCGGCTATATGGCAGTCAAAGCAGCTCGGAAAACGAAGACGCCTTACTGTATTGAAGTCGTTGGCGATGCTTATAACGCCATGGCGACGTACGGCGATTGGAAAGGGAAATTGTACGCCCCTTTTGCAGAACGGAAAATGAAGCGAAGCGTTAGAGAATCTCAACATACGCTTTATATCACGGATAGGCACTTGCAAGAACGTTATCCGACAAAGGCTCACAGCGTATCTTGTTCCAATGTAGAACTTCCCAAGCTAGCAATGGAAACCATCGAGCGACGCCAAGAAAGAAATGCGAAACCAGCAGAAAAACTAATTATCGGCATGAATGGTTCGTTATCATCGCCTTATAAAGGTTTTGAAACAGCCTTCCAAGCGCTTGCAAGTATTCAATCAGACTTACCGCCATTCGAATTTCGAATTTTAGGGCGTGGGTCGAAAGAAGATTGGCTTGAAACGATCGAGCAACTAGGATTAACAGAACACGTCGTTTTTTCGGGAACATTGCCCCATCATGGCGTCTACGAATGGTTGGATGATATCGATATTTTCCTGATGCCAAGTAAAACAGAAGGGCAAGGAAGAGCATTAATTGAAGCCTTATCAAGAGGTTGCAGTTGTTTAGGATCGAACGTCGGCGGTATTCCAGAACTCATCACGAAGGAACAACTGCACGAGCCGAACGACATTGCTGGACTAGCGGGCAAAATAGTCAAACTCGGGACCAATCAAGGAAAACGGCGACGATATGCTAGGTTGGCTTTTGAAAGAGCTGCAGCTTTTCAGAGTGGGCGGTTACAAGAAATCAGACAACAATTCTTTCAGGATTTTAAAAACACCATACACAACAAACGAAATGAGGAATTATAA
- a CDS encoding polysaccharide biosynthesis protein, producing the protein MEQTNFQQVKNTLILGAGDTGHIIAKKIMKEQEGTFKILGFLDDAKEKQDVSLAGVSVIGTLSDLQRLIKLYDIKLVIVAITNMGRVAFTRIESLCKLADVELRRIPCIEDLLLKNEPLIDLADIPTQSLLNREPVQLNDADIKRQLHQQTVLITGAGGSIGSEMCRQLLKYEPKSLILLGHGENSIYLIEQELREKAGNTTLVPIIADIKNRQQMHEIVEEYAPNAIYHAAAHKHVTLMEANPHEAINNNVIGTRNISEAADRFGVQSFVMISSDKAVNPTGVMGASKRMCEMVIQEFAQKSDTKFAAVRFGNVLGSRGSVVPMFKKQIAKGGPVTVTDPQMTRFFMTIPEAASLVLQAGVFSQGGEIFVLDMGEEVKILDLAKNVIRLSGYSLDDIEIKFTGLRPGEKLYEELLLENELEPKQIYPKIYVGKTKFVSFETLHTILENNDSWTKAELRNEMIALANSNHVTQAKNNLKV; encoded by the coding sequence ATGGAACAGACTAACTTTCAACAAGTAAAAAATACGTTAATACTAGGTGCGGGTGACACTGGCCATATTATCGCTAAGAAAATCATGAAAGAACAAGAGGGAACATTTAAAATACTTGGTTTTCTAGATGATGCAAAAGAGAAACAAGACGTTAGCCTAGCTGGTGTTTCAGTTATCGGAACTTTATCAGACTTACAACGGTTGATCAAGTTATATGATATAAAGCTGGTTATTGTCGCCATTACCAACATGGGGCGAGTTGCTTTTACAAGAATAGAAAGCCTTTGTAAGCTTGCTGATGTAGAGTTGAGACGAATTCCATGCATCGAGGACTTACTTTTAAAAAATGAGCCGCTCATCGATTTAGCAGATATTCCAACACAATCTTTGTTAAATCGTGAACCAGTTCAATTAAATGATGCGGATATAAAACGACAATTGCATCAGCAAACGGTACTGATCACAGGTGCAGGAGGTTCCATCGGTTCGGAGATGTGTCGCCAGTTGCTAAAATATGAACCGAAATCGCTCATCTTGCTCGGTCACGGTGAGAATAGTATTTATCTGATTGAGCAGGAGTTGCGCGAAAAGGCTGGGAATACAACACTTGTACCGATTATTGCAGATATCAAAAATCGCCAACAAATGCACGAAATCGTGGAAGAATACGCCCCAAATGCGATCTATCACGCGGCAGCGCATAAACACGTGACGTTGATGGAAGCAAATCCACATGAAGCCATCAACAACAATGTGATTGGAACAAGAAATATTAGTGAAGCAGCTGATCGATTCGGCGTACAATCGTTTGTGATGATCTCATCGGATAAAGCGGTAAATCCAACAGGTGTCATGGGTGCATCTAAACGAATGTGTGAAATGGTTATCCAAGAATTCGCGCAAAAAAGTGATACGAAATTCGCGGCGGTCCGTTTTGGAAATGTGCTTGGTAGTCGTGGCAGTGTTGTCCCAATGTTCAAAAAGCAAATCGCTAAAGGTGGTCCGGTAACGGTAACAGATCCGCAGATGACGAGATTTTTCATGACAATTCCCGAAGCGGCGAGCCTCGTTTTACAAGCTGGAGTTTTCTCACAAGGCGGCGAAATCTTTGTCCTAGATATGGGCGAGGAAGTCAAAATTCTAGATTTAGCGAAAAATGTCATCCGATTATCTGGTTATTCTTTAGACGACATCGAAATTAAATTTACCGGTTTGCGTCCAGGCGAAAAACTATATGAAGAGTTATTGCTAGAGAATGAGTTAGAGCCTAAACAAATATATCCCAAAATCTACGTGGGTAAAACAAAATTTGTGAGTTTTGAAACGTTGCACACTATTTTAGAAAATAATGACTCATGGACAAAAGCAGAACTGCGCAATGAGATGATAGCCCTTGCAAATAGTAACCACGTAACGCAAGCAAAAAATAATTTGAAAGTCTAG
- a CDS encoding CpsD/CapB family tyrosine-protein kinase: MLSLSRKKNKPPVNRLAQLGENKSVNEQFRIIRTNIEFVSMGQNNVYLITSSIPGEGKSTITSNIAMTFGQQNKKVLLIDGDMRRPTQDKLFRRLNNVGLSTLLANQHTLEESIQPIEEYNIDFLPSGPVPPNPAELLSSTKLEKLLEECKQKYDLIFIDSPPLIDIADGPILASKVDGTFLIVRAYKTYKAEIQKSVQILEQSNSKVMGYILNDVKKQGQGKNYYVY; the protein is encoded by the coding sequence ATGCTATCGCTATCTCGGAAAAAAAATAAACCACCAGTGAATCGACTAGCTCAGTTGGGAGAAAATAAATCAGTCAATGAACAGTTTCGGATTATTAGAACGAATATCGAGTTCGTCTCCATGGGACAAAATAACGTGTATCTTATCACATCAAGTATTCCAGGAGAAGGCAAGTCCACAATCACGTCAAACATCGCGATGACTTTTGGTCAGCAAAATAAGAAAGTATTACTGATTGACGGCGATATGAGACGACCGACGCAAGACAAGCTATTTCGCAGGTTAAACAATGTCGGACTGAGTACATTGCTTGCTAACCAACACACATTGGAAGAATCCATTCAACCGATTGAAGAATACAATATCGACTTTTTACCAAGTGGCCCCGTTCCGCCTAACCCCGCTGAATTACTTTCCTCGACCAAACTTGAGAAACTACTAGAAGAATGCAAACAGAAATACGATCTCATTTTTATTGACAGTCCGCCACTGATTGATATTGCTGATGGACCCATTTTGGCAAGCAAGGTAGATGGAACTTTTCTTATCGTACGAGCATACAAGACATATAAAGCGGAGATTCAGAAAAGTGTACAAATACTAGAACAATCTAATAGTAAAGTCATGGGATATATTCTAAATGATGTAAAAAAACAAGGCCAAGGCAAAAACTATTACGTCTATTAA
- a CDS encoding YveK family protein — translation MEQKTIELADFLYVLKKWFWLIIILCIVGAMSGFVISKEFMTPIYESQSQLVIKQEQHKNDTTTTSETQSNIQLVNTYKIILVSPTVLETVIKNLDLAESTEQLAKQILIENSKDSQVLTVNVLNADRELAKQINQQLIKIATKESDKIMSANNIRVLTQPTENMSPVKPNQTLVIGVGFIVGLLVAISIIVLKETMRQNIRDEKELRAIIKATHLGNINQF, via the coding sequence TTGGAGCAAAAAACAATTGAACTAGCAGACTTTTTATATGTATTAAAAAAATGGTTCTGGCTCATCATTATCCTATGTATCGTTGGTGCAATGAGCGGATTTGTTATTTCAAAAGAGTTTATGACCCCAATCTATGAATCTCAATCACAATTAGTTATTAAACAAGAACAACACAAAAACGACACAACCACAACATCAGAAACACAGAGTAACATCCAGTTAGTTAACACCTACAAAATCATCCTAGTAAGTCCAACTGTTTTAGAAACGGTAATCAAAAATTTAGACTTAGCAGAATCAACAGAGCAACTAGCAAAACAAATATTAATCGAGAACTCGAAAGACTCTCAAGTGCTTACTGTCAACGTATTAAATGCAGATCGTGAACTAGCTAAACAAATAAATCAACAACTGATCAAAATAGCAACGAAAGAATCCGATAAAATTATGTCTGCCAATAATATTCGAGTTTTGACACAACCGACTGAAAATATGTCACCAGTTAAGCCGAATCAAACATTGGTGATTGGTGTGGGATTCATCGTCGGGCTCCTCGTAGCTATCTCCATTATTGTGCTCAAAGAAACGATGAGGCAGAATATCAGAGATGAAAAAGAGTTACGTGCGATTATTAAAGCCACCCATTTAGGCAATATAAATCAATTTTGA
- a CDS encoding DUF4352 domain-containing protein, which yields MKKLAIGLVAVIGLTSALTGCGNPSSEKDQTETKQVAQQETVKATDQKTFKLGDHVDFLGLIVTFEKSTYLENDKGVKDSVMKIDMKVENKSAASRGFTTIDMEIKDSKGKKLAIYPGENLGDKIKPGKSISGAGYFTVNGNAPYTITYKDQDSDKKASWKVEAK from the coding sequence CATCAGCACTTACAGGATGCGGCAATCCATCATCAGAAAAAGATCAAACAGAAACAAAACAAGTAGCACAACAAGAAACAGTAAAAGCAACAGACCAAAAAACATTCAAACTAGGCGATCATGTAGATTTTCTAGGGCTAATTGTTACATTTGAAAAATCCACCTATTTAGAAAATGACAAAGGCGTCAAAGATAGTGTGATGAAAATAGATATGAAGGTAGAAAATAAATCAGCTGCATCACGTGGCTTTACAACAATCGATATGGAGATTAAAGATAGCAAAGGCAAGAAATTAGCGATTTATCCAGGTGAAAACCTAGGTGATAAAATCAAACCAGGCAAGTCCATCAGCGGCGCAGGTTATTTCACAGTGAACGGCAATGCACCATACACAATCACCTACAAAGACCAAGACTCAGATAAAAAGGCTTCATGGAAAGTGGAGGCTAAATAG